One window of Trinickia caryophylli genomic DNA carries:
- a CDS encoding CoA transferase subunit A has translation MNKVYPSAAAALEDIVKDGQTFAVGGFGLCGIPEALIGALRDSGAKGITCISNNAGVDGFGLGLLLETRQIKKMISSYVGENKEFERQYLAGELELEFTPQGTLAEKLRAGGAGIPAFYTNTGYGTIIAEGKETRQFGENHYVLEHSLTADVALVKAWKADKAGNLVYRRTARNFNPMCAMAGRVTVAEVEEIVEVGELDPDAIHTPGIFVQRIVLNAHPEKRIEQRVVRAKGD, from the coding sequence ATGAACAAGGTCTATCCAAGCGCGGCCGCCGCGCTCGAAGACATCGTCAAGGACGGGCAGACGTTCGCCGTAGGCGGCTTCGGGCTGTGCGGTATTCCCGAGGCGCTCATCGGTGCGCTGCGCGATTCCGGTGCGAAGGGCATCACCTGCATCAGCAACAACGCGGGTGTGGACGGCTTCGGCCTCGGACTGCTCCTGGAAACGCGCCAGATCAAAAAGATGATTTCGTCGTACGTCGGCGAAAACAAGGAGTTCGAGCGCCAGTACCTGGCGGGCGAGCTCGAGCTCGAATTCACCCCGCAGGGCACCCTCGCCGAAAAACTGCGCGCCGGCGGCGCGGGCATTCCGGCTTTCTACACGAACACGGGCTACGGAACGATCATCGCGGAAGGCAAGGAAACGCGGCAGTTCGGCGAGAACCACTACGTGCTCGAGCATTCGCTCACCGCGGACGTCGCGCTCGTGAAGGCCTGGAAGGCCGACAAGGCAGGCAACCTCGTCTATCGGCGCACGGCGCGCAACTTCAATCCGATGTGCGCGATGGCGGGCCGCGTCACCGTGGCCGAGGTGGAGGAAATCGTCGAAGTGGGCGAACTCGATCCCGATGCGATCCATACGCCCGGGATCTTCGTGCAGCGGATCGTGCTCAACGCGCATCCGGAAAAGCGCATCGAACAACGCGTCGTGCGCGCGAAGGGAGACTGA
- a CDS encoding PAS and helix-turn-helix domain-containing protein: MAQLDYQTAFHLAPIGLVLSRERVIEDCNDAVARIFRCERAALIGQSFRVLYPSPDEFERIGERIAPIMIAQGSYADDRIMKRADGELFWCHVTGRALERYEPHAAGVWTFEDLSATRRVAVELTPREREVAAQLATGKTSKQIGRALAISSRTVDIYRARLMRKYGTGNATELLQRLLGH; the protein is encoded by the coding sequence ATGGCCCAACTCGACTATCAAACCGCTTTTCATCTCGCCCCGATCGGGCTCGTCCTCTCGCGTGAGCGCGTGATCGAGGATTGCAACGATGCCGTGGCCCGGATCTTTCGCTGCGAGCGCGCCGCACTGATCGGGCAGTCGTTTCGTGTGCTCTATCCGTCGCCCGACGAGTTCGAGCGTATCGGCGAGCGCATCGCGCCGATCATGATCGCGCAGGGAAGCTATGCCGACGACCGCATCATGAAGCGTGCCGACGGCGAGCTGTTCTGGTGCCACGTCACGGGGCGTGCACTCGAGCGGTATGAACCGCATGCGGCGGGCGTGTGGACCTTCGAAGATCTGAGCGCGACACGCCGCGTGGCCGTGGAGCTCACGCCGCGCGAACGCGAAGTGGCCGCGCAGCTCGCCACGGGCAAGACGAGCAAACAGATCGGCCGCGCGCTGGCGATCAGTTCGCGAACCGTCGATATCTATCGAGCCCGCCTGATGCGCAAATACGGCACCGGTAATGCCACCGAGCTGCTGCAACGGCTGCTCGGGCACTAA
- a CDS encoding acyl-CoA thioesterase: MQERDVTTNDYRPVFEMAMPIRWGDMDAFGHVNNTVYFRYMEQVRISWFEHLGLADGTHTGQGPVVVNASMEFLRQLRYPGDIIGRMLVAKPGRSSIDTAFELLRADDAGTVYARGKARCVWIDYAAEKSVPLPMRLRDVLEQATSESTG; this comes from the coding sequence ATGCAGGAACGAGACGTGACGACGAACGATTACCGGCCCGTGTTCGAAATGGCCATGCCCATTCGCTGGGGCGACATGGACGCTTTCGGACATGTCAACAACACCGTTTATTTCCGCTATATGGAGCAGGTGCGGATCAGCTGGTTCGAGCATCTCGGGCTTGCGGACGGTACGCATACGGGGCAGGGGCCCGTCGTCGTGAATGCGTCGATGGAGTTTCTCCGGCAGTTGCGCTACCCGGGCGACATCATCGGCCGCATGCTGGTGGCGAAGCCGGGCCGCAGCAGTATCGATACGGCGTTCGAACTCTTGCGTGCCGACGACGCCGGCACGGTCTATGCCCGCGGCAAGGCGCGCTGCGTCTGGATCGACTACGCCGCCGAAAAATCGGTGCCGCTGCCGATGCGGCTGCGCGACGTGCTCGAGCAGGCCACCTCGGAAAGCACGGGCTGA
- a CDS encoding SDR family oxidoreductase: MGRSINLEGKVALITGASSGLGKRFAIVLSQAGAKVVLASRRVALLKELRAEIEASGGAAHVVSLDVTDYQSIKSAVAHAETEAGTIDILVNNSGVSTMQKLTEVTPADFEYVFDTNTRGAFFVAQEVAKRMLMRSGGSAAKPAYRIINIASVAGLRVLPQIGLYSMSKAAVVQMTRAMALEWGRLGINVNAICPGYIDTEINHHHWQTEQGQKLLAMLPRRRVGQPQDLDGLLLLLAADESQFINGAVIAADDGFALA; encoded by the coding sequence ATGGGCCGTTCGATCAATCTGGAAGGCAAGGTGGCGCTCATTACGGGCGCATCCAGCGGGCTCGGCAAGCGTTTTGCGATCGTATTGTCGCAAGCCGGCGCGAAGGTGGTGCTGGCGAGCCGCCGCGTTGCACTGCTCAAGGAACTGCGCGCGGAAATCGAAGCCTCGGGCGGTGCCGCGCACGTCGTGTCGCTCGACGTGACCGACTATCAGAGCATCAAATCGGCGGTGGCGCACGCCGAAACCGAAGCGGGGACGATCGACATCCTCGTCAATAATTCGGGCGTGTCCACCATGCAGAAGCTGACCGAGGTCACGCCCGCGGATTTCGAGTATGTATTCGATACGAATACGCGCGGCGCATTCTTCGTCGCACAGGAAGTGGCCAAGCGGATGCTCATGCGTTCGGGCGGCAGTGCGGCCAAGCCGGCGTACCGGATCATCAACATCGCCTCGGTCGCGGGCCTGCGCGTATTGCCGCAGATCGGTCTCTATTCGATGAGCAAGGCGGCTGTCGTGCAGATGACGCGTGCAATGGCGCTCGAATGGGGCCGGCTCGGCATCAACGTCAACGCGATCTGCCCTGGCTACATCGATACCGAGATCAACCACCATCATTGGCAAACGGAGCAGGGCCAGAAGCTGCTCGCGATGCTGCCGCGGCGGCGCGTGGGGCAGCCCCAGGACCTGGACGGGTTGCTGCTTCTGCTCGCGGCCGACGAGTCGCAATTCATCAACGGGGCGGTGATCGCGGCAGACGACGGTTTCGCGCTCGCCTGA
- a CDS encoding electron transfer flavoprotein-ubiquinone oxidoreductase has translation MTPESLIAQYGPRESMEYDVVIVGGGPAGLSAAIRLKQLAREKGVEIGVCVLEKGSEIGAHILSGAVMDPRALNELIPDWKEKGAPLDVAVTEDRFLFLTEKSAIKTPNWALPDNFKNHGNYVVSLGNVTRWLGQQAEALEIEIFPGFAAAEVLYNDDGSVKGVATGNMGIGKDGEPTENFQLGMELHAKYTLFCEGARGHLGRQLMAKFELDRDADPQVYGIGIKELWEIDPARHQPGLVIHTAGWPLDTQTYGGSFLYHADNNQVIVGFVVGLGYSNPYLSPFEEFQRYKTHPAIRQFLEGGKRVSYGARAITAGGLLSLPKLVFPGGALVGDDAGFLNASRIKGSHAAIKTGMLAAEAAFDAVQAGRSGDELAAYPESFKASWLHAELNRARNFKQWMSKGLYLGTVMVGIEQKLFGGNVPWTLHNRHRDNEMLKPASQCTPIAYPKPDGKLTFDRLSSVFLSNTNHEENQPAHLTLKDPSVPVDVNLRTYAGPEGRYCPAAVYEFVKDDDGGDRLVINAQNCVHCKTCDIKDPTQNIVWVTPEGGGGPNYANM, from the coding sequence ATGACCCCGGAAAGTCTGATCGCGCAGTACGGCCCGCGCGAATCGATGGAGTATGACGTCGTGATCGTCGGCGGCGGCCCCGCCGGCCTGTCCGCGGCGATCCGCCTGAAGCAGCTCGCGCGGGAAAAAGGTGTCGAAATCGGGGTCTGCGTGCTGGAAAAGGGCTCCGAAATCGGCGCGCATATTCTCTCTGGCGCGGTCATGGATCCGCGTGCGCTCAATGAGCTGATTCCCGACTGGAAAGAAAAAGGCGCGCCGCTCGACGTTGCCGTGACCGAAGACCGGTTCCTGTTTCTGACCGAAAAGTCGGCGATCAAGACACCGAATTGGGCGCTGCCGGACAATTTCAAGAATCACGGCAACTACGTGGTGAGCCTCGGCAACGTCACGCGCTGGCTCGGGCAGCAAGCCGAAGCGCTCGAAATCGAGATCTTCCCGGGCTTCGCCGCAGCCGAGGTGCTCTACAACGACGACGGCTCCGTCAAGGGCGTGGCCACCGGCAACATGGGCATCGGCAAAGATGGCGAGCCCACCGAGAATTTCCAACTCGGCATGGAGCTGCACGCCAAATACACGCTCTTTTGCGAAGGTGCGCGCGGGCATCTGGGCCGGCAACTCATGGCGAAATTCGAGCTCGACAGGGACGCCGATCCGCAGGTCTACGGCATCGGCATCAAGGAGCTCTGGGAAATCGATCCGGCCAGGCACCAGCCCGGGCTCGTCATCCACACGGCCGGCTGGCCGCTCGATACGCAAACCTACGGCGGCTCGTTTCTTTACCACGCGGACAACAATCAGGTCATCGTGGGCTTCGTGGTCGGCCTCGGCTACTCGAACCCGTATCTGTCGCCCTTCGAAGAGTTCCAGCGCTACAAGACGCACCCGGCGATCCGCCAGTTCCTCGAAGGCGGCAAGCGCGTGTCGTACGGCGCGCGCGCCATTACGGCAGGCGGCCTGCTGTCGCTGCCGAAGCTCGTGTTTCCCGGCGGCGCGCTCGTCGGCGACGACGCGGGCTTTCTCAACGCCTCGCGCATCAAGGGGAGCCACGCGGCCATCAAGACGGGCATGCTCGCCGCCGAAGCAGCGTTCGATGCCGTCCAGGCCGGCCGCAGCGGCGACGAGTTGGCCGCCTATCCCGAATCGTTCAAGGCGTCGTGGCTGCATGCCGAGCTGAACCGCGCGCGCAACTTCAAGCAATGGATGAGCAAGGGCCTCTACCTCGGTACCGTCATGGTCGGCATCGAGCAGAAGCTTTTCGGCGGCAACGTCCCGTGGACGCTCCATAACCGGCATCGCGACAACGAGATGCTCAAGCCCGCCTCGCAATGCACGCCGATCGCCTATCCGAAGCCCGACGGCAAACTCACGTTCGATCGTCTCTCGTCGGTCTTCCTCTCCAATACGAACCACGAGGAGAACCAGCCCGCACACTTGACGCTGAAAGATCCGTCGGTACCCGTCGACGTCAACCTGCGCACTTATGCGGGCCCTGAGGGCCGCTATTGCCCGGCGGCCGTCTACGAGTTCGTGAAGGACGACGACGGCGGCGATCGGCTCGTGATCAACGCGCAGAACTGCGTGCACTGCAAGACCTGCGACATCAAGGATCCGACCCAGAACATCGTCTGGGTCACGCCCGAAGGCGGTGGCGGTCCGAATTACGCAAACATGTAA
- the aroC gene encoding chorismate synthase gives MSGNTLGTLFTVTTFGESHGPAIGCVIDGCPPGMALTEADIQSELDRRKPGTSRHVTQRQEEDKVEILSGVFEGITTGAPIALLIRNTDQRSKDYGNIVDTFRPGHADYTYWHKYGIRDYRGGGRSSARLTAPTVAAGAVARKWLREHHGVEIRGYMAALGAIDIPFVDWHHVPENPFFAPNAEIVPQLEAYMDELRKDGDSIGARINVVASGVPVGWGEPLFDRLDADIAHAMMGINAVKGVEIGAGFASVAQRGSEHGDELTPAGFVGNHAGGVLGGISTGQDITVSIAIKPTSSIRTPRRSIDKAGEPAIVETFGRHDPCVGIRATPIAESMLALVLIDHALRHRAQCGDVRVATPKIPPSAL, from the coding sequence ATGTCCGGCAACACTCTCGGCACGCTTTTCACCGTTACGACGTTCGGGGAATCGCACGGCCCCGCCATTGGCTGTGTCATCGACGGCTGCCCGCCGGGCATGGCGCTGACGGAAGCGGACATTCAGAGCGAGCTCGATCGCCGCAAGCCCGGCACCTCCCGCCATGTCACGCAGCGGCAAGAGGAGGACAAGGTCGAAATCCTGTCCGGCGTGTTCGAGGGCATTACGACGGGCGCGCCGATCGCGCTCCTGATTCGTAACACCGACCAACGCAGCAAGGACTACGGCAACATCGTCGACACGTTTCGTCCCGGCCATGCCGATTACACCTACTGGCACAAGTACGGCATTCGCGATTACCGTGGCGGCGGGCGCTCCTCGGCGAGGCTGACCGCGCCGACGGTGGCGGCGGGCGCCGTGGCCAGGAAGTGGCTGCGCGAGCACCATGGCGTGGAGATACGTGGCTATATGGCGGCGCTCGGCGCGATCGACATTCCGTTCGTCGATTGGCACCATGTGCCGGAAAATCCGTTTTTCGCGCCGAATGCCGAGATCGTGCCGCAACTCGAAGCGTATATGGATGAGTTGCGCAAGGATGGCGATTCGATCGGCGCGCGCATCAACGTCGTGGCGAGCGGCGTGCCCGTCGGCTGGGGCGAGCCGCTCTTCGACCGGCTCGACGCCGATATCGCGCATGCGATGATGGGTATCAACGCCGTGAAGGGCGTGGAGATCGGGGCCGGTTTTGCGAGTGTGGCGCAACGCGGCTCCGAGCATGGCGACGAACTGACGCCGGCGGGTTTCGTCGGCAACCACGCAGGTGGCGTCCTGGGCGGGATTTCGACCGGGCAGGACATCACCGTCTCGATCGCGATCAAGCCGACATCGAGCATTCGCACGCCGCGCCGCTCCATCGACAAGGCGGGTGAGCCCGCGATTGTGGAAACCTTCGGGCGGCACGATCCCTGTGTCGGCATTCGCGCAACGCCAATCGCCGAATCGATGCTCGCCCTCGTGCTGATCGATCATGCGCTGCGCCATCGCGCGCAGTGCGGCGACGTGCGCGTGGCCACGCCGAAGATCCCGCCGAGCGCGCTCTGA
- a CDS encoding MFS transporter, whose protein sequence is MSDQPVSMTPAARPKRRAQHSQFGLLSERRFAPFFWTQFLGALNDNVFKIGFSALVTYQTARFPGVDAATAAFLISAIFIAPFVLFSATSGQIADKYDKAVLIRLVKTLEIAIMLVGAAGFLLHRASLLYLGTFLMGVHSTLFGPVKYAYLPQHLDDHELVGGNGLVEMGTFLAILIGTIIGGAAAGLESAGTAVLASLCVGVALAGRAVSSAVPASPSSQPQLRINWNPVSETWRNLALARTNRTVFLSLLGVSWLWFVGATFLTSFFNFAKDVLSGNADVVTVLLATFSFGIGLGSLLCERLSKRRVEIGLVPLGSIGMSVFAIDLFFASHALPRPAQLLTVGEFLAMPAHWRVLADLFLLAMFGGFYSVPLYALIQSRCQPTHRARIIAANNILNALFMIASALMAVALTSAGVSIPGIFLVTALLNVVVAVYIYSLVPEFLLRFVVWMLVHTFYRIRLVHPERIPDVGAAVLVCNHVSYVDALVIVAQSPRPIRFVMDHRIFRTPFVGWLFRHAKAIPIAPAHEDAALLERAYDACASALAAGDLVCIFPEGKLTRTGEINPFRQGVSRILERTPVPVIPVALRGLWGSVFSRHADARWPRPIRKGVMSRLTLAVGEPLEPGAATPEVLQQIVTELRGPRK, encoded by the coding sequence ATGAGTGACCAGCCTGTTTCCATGACTCCCGCCGCGCGTCCGAAGCGTCGCGCCCAACATTCGCAGTTCGGCCTGCTGAGCGAGCGCCGGTTCGCGCCATTTTTCTGGACGCAGTTTCTCGGCGCGCTCAACGACAACGTATTCAAAATCGGTTTTTCGGCGCTTGTCACCTATCAAACCGCGCGTTTTCCAGGTGTGGATGCCGCAACGGCCGCTTTTCTGATTTCGGCGATTTTTATTGCGCCTTTCGTCTTATTTTCGGCGACGTCGGGGCAGATTGCCGATAAATACGATAAAGCGGTGCTGATCCGCCTCGTGAAAACGCTGGAAATCGCGATCATGCTCGTCGGCGCAGCGGGCTTCCTGCTGCACCGTGCGTCGCTGCTCTACCTGGGCACGTTCCTGATGGGCGTGCATTCGACGCTCTTTGGTCCCGTCAAGTATGCCTATTTGCCGCAGCACCTCGACGACCACGAACTCGTGGGCGGCAACGGGCTCGTGGAAATGGGAACCTTCCTCGCAATCCTTATTGGCACGATCATCGGCGGTGCGGCGGCCGGCCTCGAGTCGGCCGGCACCGCTGTACTGGCCAGCCTGTGCGTCGGCGTTGCGCTCGCGGGCCGCGCCGTATCGAGCGCGGTGCCGGCTTCACCGTCGTCGCAGCCGCAACTGCGCATCAATTGGAACCCGGTCTCCGAAACCTGGCGCAATCTCGCGCTTGCCCGTACCAACCGAACGGTCTTTCTGAGTCTGCTCGGCGTTTCCTGGCTCTGGTTCGTCGGCGCCACGTTTCTCACCTCGTTTTTCAACTTCGCGAAAGATGTGCTGTCGGGCAACGCCGATGTCGTGACGGTTTTGCTCGCCACGTTCTCGTTCGGCATCGGCCTGGGTTCACTGCTCTGCGAGCGGCTCTCGAAGCGGCGCGTGGAGATCGGGCTCGTGCCGCTCGGCTCGATCGGCATGAGCGTCTTCGCGATCGACCTGTTCTTCGCGAGCCATGCGCTGCCCCGGCCGGCGCAGTTGCTGACGGTTGGGGAGTTCCTCGCCATGCCGGCGCATTGGCGGGTGCTCGCCGATCTCTTCCTGCTCGCGATGTTCGGCGGCTTTTACAGCGTGCCGCTCTATGCATTGATTCAGAGCCGCTGCCAGCCGACCCATCGCGCGCGGATCATCGCCGCCAACAACATCCTCAATGCGTTGTTCATGATCGCCTCGGCATTGATGGCGGTGGCCTTGACCTCGGCGGGCGTGAGCATTCCCGGCATATTCCTCGTGACGGCGCTTTTGAACGTCGTCGTGGCGGTTTATATCTATTCGCTCGTGCCGGAGTTCCTGCTGCGCTTCGTCGTGTGGATGCTCGTTCATACGTTCTACCGTATCAGGCTCGTGCACCCCGAGCGGATTCCCGATGTCGGCGCGGCGGTGCTCGTGTGCAATCACGTCAGCTATGTCGATGCGCTCGTCATCGTCGCGCAAAGCCCGCGGCCGATCCGCTTCGTCATGGACCATCGAATCTTCCGTACGCCATTCGTCGGGTGGCTGTTTCGGCACGCCAAGGCGATCCCGATCGCGCCGGCGCACGAAGACGCGGCGCTGCTCGAGCGAGCCTACGACGCGTGCGCCTCGGCGCTTGCGGCGGGCGATCTCGTCTGCATCTTCCCGGAGGGCAAACTCACGCGCACGGGCGAGATCAATCCGTTTCGCCAGGGGGTGTCGCGCATTCTGGAGCGCACGCCCGTGCCGGTCATCCCGGTCGCCCTACGGGGCCTGTGGGGCAGCGTGTTCTCGCGCCACGCCGATGCGCGCTGGCCGCGGCCCATTCGCAAGGGCGTCATGAGCCGGCTGACGTTGGCTGTCGGCGAGCCGCTCGAGCCGGGGGCGGCCACCCCCGAGGTACTGCAGCAGATCGTCACGGAGCTGCGCGGGCCGCGCAAATAG
- a CDS encoding CBS domain-containing protein yields MRVSDILKVKGNALYTVTPDTQLTEAVNTMAERDIGSLVVMEYGELVGMLTFREIIMTLKANGGSVGTATIRKVMDDHPVTCTPETELDEIRRMMLEHHVRYLPVVENRMLMGVISFYDVAKAVVEEQSFENRMLKAYIRDWPEEGDVRGLR; encoded by the coding sequence ATGAGAGTCAGCGACATCCTGAAGGTCAAGGGCAACGCGCTGTATACGGTCACACCCGATACTCAGCTTACCGAGGCGGTGAATACGATGGCGGAGCGCGATATCGGCTCGCTCGTCGTAATGGAATACGGCGAACTCGTCGGCATGCTGACGTTTCGCGAAATCATCATGACGCTGAAGGCGAACGGCGGCAGCGTGGGCACGGCCACGATCCGCAAGGTCATGGACGACCACCCCGTCACCTGTACGCCGGAAACGGAACTCGACGAAATTCGGCGCATGATGCTCGAACATCACGTGCGTTATCTACCGGTCGTGGAAAACCGCATGCTGATGGGCGTGATCTCGTTCTACGACGTGGCGAAAGCCGTTGTCGAGGAGCAGAGCTTCGAAAATCGCATGCTGAAGGCGTACATCCGCGATTGGCCCGAAGAGGGCGACGTGCGCGGCCTGCGCTGA
- a CDS encoding O-acetylhomoserine aminocarboxypropyltransferase, which produces MSANRFDTLAVHAGAAPDPATGARVTPVYQSAAFVFRDTDHAAALFDMERAGHVYSRISNPTVAVFEERVAALEGGAGAIGAASGQAALHLAIATLMGAGSHIVASNALYGGSHNLLSYTLRRFGIETTFVPPRDIDAWRAALRPTTRLVFGETLGNPGLDVLDIEALAGIAHEHGVPLLVDSTLTTPCLLKPFEYGADLVYHSATKFLGGHGTTIGGVLVDGGTFDFVASGRFPELTEPYEGFHGMVFAEESTIAPFLLRARREGLRDFGACLHPQAAWQLLQGIETLPLRMERHVANTRRIVEFLGAHEAVASVAYPELDAHPDHALARRLLPRGAGAVVSFDLRGDRAAGRRFIEALTLFSHLANVGDVRSLVIHPATTTHFRMDARALAAAGIREGTIRLSIGLEDPDDLIDDLKRALKAATRDTARARAAAPSSGKEPA; this is translated from the coding sequence ATGTCCGCGAACCGATTCGATACCCTGGCCGTGCATGCGGGAGCCGCCCCGGACCCCGCCACCGGCGCGCGCGTCACCCCCGTCTATCAGAGCGCCGCCTTCGTCTTTCGCGATACCGACCACGCCGCCGCCCTCTTCGACATGGAACGAGCCGGCCATGTCTACTCGCGCATTTCCAACCCCACCGTGGCCGTTTTCGAGGAGCGCGTCGCCGCGCTCGAAGGCGGCGCGGGCGCAATCGGCGCCGCAAGCGGGCAGGCCGCGCTGCATCTGGCCATCGCCACGCTGATGGGCGCCGGCTCGCATATCGTCGCCTCGAACGCGCTCTACGGCGGCTCGCATAATCTGCTCAGCTATACGCTGCGCCGCTTCGGCATCGAAACCACCTTCGTGCCGCCGCGCGACATCGACGCCTGGCGCGCCGCCCTGCGGCCGACGACGCGCCTCGTCTTCGGCGAGACGCTCGGAAACCCCGGCCTCGACGTGCTCGACATCGAGGCGTTGGCCGGCATCGCGCACGAGCACGGCGTACCGCTGCTCGTGGATTCGACCTTGACCACGCCATGCCTGCTCAAGCCCTTCGAGTACGGCGCCGACCTCGTTTATCACTCCGCCACGAAATTCCTCGGCGGCCATGGCACGACGATCGGCGGTGTACTCGTCGACGGCGGCACGTTCGATTTCGTCGCTTCGGGACGCTTTCCGGAGCTGACCGAGCCGTACGAGGGTTTTCACGGCATGGTCTTCGCCGAGGAGAGCACCATTGCGCCGTTCCTGCTGCGTGCGCGGCGCGAAGGGCTGCGCGACTTCGGCGCGTGCCTGCATCCGCAGGCCGCCTGGCAGTTGCTTCAGGGTATCGAAACGCTGCCGCTGCGTATGGAGCGCCACGTCGCCAATACGCGCCGCATCGTCGAATTCCTCGGCGCGCACGAGGCCGTGGCCTCCGTGGCCTACCCGGAACTCGACGCTCACCCCGACCACGCGCTCGCCCGCAGGCTCCTGCCGCGCGGCGCGGGCGCGGTCGTGAGCTTCGATCTGCGCGGCGATCGCGCCGCTGGGCGGCGCTTCATCGAAGCACTCACGCTCTTTTCCCATCTTGCGAACGTAGGCGACGTCCGTTCGCTCGTCATCCATCCGGCTACGACCACACATTTCCGCATGGATGCGCGCGCGCTCGCCGCGGCAGGCATTCGCGAGGGCACGATCCGCCTTTCGATCGGCCTGGAGGATCCCGACGATCTCATCGACGACCTCAAGCGCGCGCTGAAGGCCGCCACCCGGGACACGGCCCGCGCACGGGCCGCCGCGCCCTCTTCCGGCAAGGAGCCCGCATGA
- a CDS encoding alpha/beta fold hydrolase, producing the protein MIVDIDGKAVYAYTGGQTLDAARPTAVFVHGAQHDHSVWALQSRYFAHHGFNVLAVDLPGHCRSAGPAAKSIGALADWLAALLDATGLPDAFVAGHSMGSLVALEFAARHPARASRIALVATAVPMPVSEALLEAALERESEAISLVNRWSHATIAAKPSCPGPGFWLHGMNERLMQRVAARGEPRLFHTDFTACNAYADGLTQAARVRCPVRLVLGAKDLMTPPRAARPLADALAAAGAQVDVITLDAGHAVMAEQPDATLDALFTFARPLLAPLLAPPPAPPGPQSTGRTER; encoded by the coding sequence ATGATCGTCGACATCGACGGCAAAGCCGTCTATGCATACACGGGCGGTCAGACGCTCGACGCCGCACGCCCCACAGCGGTCTTCGTGCACGGCGCCCAGCACGACCACAGTGTCTGGGCGCTGCAAAGCCGCTACTTTGCCCATCACGGCTTCAACGTCCTTGCCGTCGACTTGCCGGGGCACTGTCGCAGCGCGGGCCCGGCCGCGAAAAGCATCGGCGCCCTCGCCGACTGGCTCGCCGCACTGCTCGACGCCACGGGCCTGCCGGATGCGTTCGTGGCCGGACACAGTATGGGCTCGCTCGTCGCGCTCGAGTTCGCCGCGCGCCACCCCGCACGGGCGAGCCGGATTGCGCTGGTGGCGACAGCCGTGCCGATGCCCGTGTCCGAAGCGCTGCTCGAGGCCGCACTCGAGCGCGAAAGCGAGGCGATTTCGCTCGTCAATCGATGGTCGCACGCGACGATTGCCGCGAAACCGTCCTGCCCCGGGCCTGGCTTCTGGCTGCACGGCATGAACGAGCGGCTCATGCAGCGCGTGGCTGCGCGCGGCGAACCGCGGCTGTTTCATACCGACTTCACGGCGTGCAATGCATACGCCGACGGGCTCACGCAAGCCGCCCGGGTGCGTTGCCCCGTGCGCCTCGTACTCGGCGCGAAGGATCTGATGACGCCACCGCGCGCGGCGCGCCCGCTCGCGGATGCGCTGGCGGCGGCCGGCGCGCAAGTCGACGTAATCACGCTGGACGCCGGCCACGCGGTCATGGCTGAGCAGCCGGACGCGACGCTCGACGCGCTCTTCACGTTCGCGCGCCCGCTGCTCGCCCCGCTGCTCGCCCCGCCACCGGCCCCGCCCGGACCGCAATCGACAGGCCGAACCGAACGATAA
- a CDS encoding Mpo1-like protein, with product MAHGTHPAHFASFAQFYPYYLGEHRNRICRRLHFIGSLGVIGCVTMALATGSWLWLPAAVVCGYGFAWVGHFFFEKNRPATFRHPLYSLMGDWVMFKDICTAKIPL from the coding sequence ATGGCTCACGGCACTCATCCGGCTCACTTCGCGAGCTTTGCGCAGTTCTATCCGTATTACCTCGGCGAGCACCGCAATCGGATCTGCCGGCGGCTTCATTTCATCGGCTCGCTCGGGGTCATCGGGTGCGTGACGATGGCGCTCGCCACAGGCAGTTGGCTGTGGCTGCCGGCTGCGGTCGTGTGCGGCTACGGGTTCGCGTGGGTCGGGCACTTCTTTTTCGAAAAGAACCGGCCCGCCACCTTTCGCCACCCGCTCTACAGCCTGATGGGCGACTGGGTGATGTTCAAGGACATCTGCACGGCAAAAATTCCGCTTTAG